The following coding sequences lie in one Capsicum annuum cultivar UCD-10X-F1 chromosome 5, UCD10Xv1.1, whole genome shotgun sequence genomic window:
- the LOC124898528 gene encoding uncharacterized protein LOC124898528: protein MADRSVKRPMGILYDVLVKLSSFIFPANFVILDYEVDFEVPIILGRPFFTTRSVLIDLKVNELLFKLNDLSIFSIVDVYYEEEQKVPIEEKFAVDILSAVLINFDEDGIEYYEEIVCTLTGMGSYSYSPKKLDLDSKNHPSPPAKPSIKEPPTLKLKELLGHLRKALNEAQKNYTVIEQELLAVVYALEKFWAYLLGTKVEISNREIKAILAKTVKSSRKDWSRKQEDALWAYQMNFNIPIGMPPYQLVYGKACHLLIDLEHKVLWELKLLNLNWNEAAYMRLGQLNEMEEFHLGAYDPTDLYKERMKKY from the exons atggCAGACAGGTCTGTGAAGCGGCCCATGGGTATTCTATATGACGTATTAGTTAAGTTGTCCAGTTTTATATTTCCAGCTAATTTTGTCATTCTCGATtatgaggtggacttcgaggtgcccataatcttgggtagacctttttTTACAACCAGGAGTGTACTTATTGATCTGAAGGTAAATGAGCTACTATTCAAGCTGAATGATTTGAGCATATTTTCTATtgtggatgtttattatgaggaggagcagAAAGTACCTATAGAGGAAAAATTTGCTGTGGATATTTTATCTGCTGTATTAATCAATTTTGATGAAGACGGTATTGAATATTATGAGGAGATAGTGTGTACCTTGACAGGCATGGGGTCTTATTCTTATTCACCCAAGAAGCTAGATTTGGACTCGAAAAATCATCCAAGTCCACCAGCCAAGCCGTCTATTAAAGAGCCACCTACTTTGAAGCTGAAAGAGTTGCTGGgacatttaag GAAAGCGCTAAATgaagctcaaaagaactacaccgttATAGAGCAGGAACTTCTTGCAGTAGTAtatgccttagagaaattttGGGCTTATTTGCTAGGAACCAAG GTAGAAATCTCTAATCGAGAAATCAAAGCTATCCTTGCCAAAACTGTAAAGTCTAGCAGGAAGGATTGGTCAAGGAAGCAGGaagatgccttatgggcatatcaaaTGAATTTTAACATACCTATTGGCATGCCGCCATACCAATTAGTTTATGGAAAGGCGTGTCATTTGTTGATTGATCTAGAGCATAAAGTGTTGTGGGAACTAAAATTGCTTAACTTGAATTggaatgaggcagcctatatgagactggggcagctgaatgagatggaagAGTTCCATCTTGGAGCTTATGATCCGACGGAtctatacaaggaaagaatgaagaagtactAG